The stretch of DNA TTGAAGTTGAATCTGGACCCGTCAGACCAGAAATATGTTCCATCCTTCTGAGCGTCAGACAGTCCGATCCAGTTGGCTCCCTCAGCGTGATCAAAGTTTCTGATCAGCATTTTGACAAAGTTCTCTTCTGCCAGACTGTGGATGGACACCAGGTTGGCTCCTTGGGTCACACAGTGCTGCTCTGCATCAGCCCAGGTCATCAAGGTGGCGACGTACTTGTAGCAGCGCTCATTGAAGCTGAACCAGAACGGGGGACAGCCGCCCCGCTGGAGCTTCATCTCCTGTTTGTCTGAAGGAGCCACAGCAGCCAGAGAGAGACCAAACAAGAAGAACAGCAATATCACCTTGGAGTCTGAAGTTTATGATTCTGAGAGATTTCTATGTAGTGCTGGAGTTTATCTGCAGGGATGAATGCTGAAGAGAGTTCTGGAGAGACTGGAGTTCACCGGGTCTCTTTTATATTCCTCAGAAAGGGCGTCTATCATGTTCCTGTTAATGAGCTACTTtagtttttgctttgatttcccATAAACGCTGTCCCTTATAGGAACTCTATTTTCTTAACACGGAATGATAATCGATGAATTTATTACGTTTATTTGCATAGTACGTTGAAGCAAcaatgcagttcaaagtgttttacatcatgaaaacacaagaataaaagGTCATAAAAATATAGTCACCAATTGAGAAATTATGTAACAAACATTTATGCAATGTACCACAAAGTTGCATAATGTAGCAAACAATATGCATTTATGCAATGTAACAAACATTGCATAAATGTATGTTACACAAACATAAAGTTACATTTGTGTCTTAGAGTCAATGAAGTACTTATTAACTGGCCAGGacatttagtttaatatttagaaattatgtCACCAGACAGAGAAGAAGTACAAAGTTATATGCAAATCTGGTATTTTGAAGAAATAACTAAATAAGTATAAAATGAATTAAGGCAAAAGAAACCAATTATTTgaacatttgtaaaaagaaaaaaaaataataattaaatgaaataaaaagataaatgaataaataaaaaaaaagtgtcccaGACGGTTATTGCTCTATTTTAATttcctggttctgttcctgTAAATTATTACTGAGGTTGTCTGAAAGTCTTTAAGTTAAAGATGCCACTGATATCAACACCAGCTGTGCTGGGAGTGTTAAAGGCTTGTTTCTTCTGTATCCTTCATACCACTTAGTAAGTCCATTAATATTCTGAGCACAAATACTCATAATTACACAGCAGCCATTTATGGGTCAAAAAGAGCACCAACTCACCTGTAGATGTCTCATAACTTAGACTGTATTCATTTTCAATGGAATTTTGAACGATGAAGCTgcattttagaaacaaaaaagacttCAGCTGCCTGAAGTTTGAAAAAGACAAGGAGACGAGTTGCTTTGTGATTCActtcttttccattttacaaCTGATAAATAACATACCAAACATAGGCATATTTACACATAAACAATATTACAATTGTACAAAGCCTTTTCCTTAAACTCTTACACTgtgaattttgtgatttttttttttatcatgcaAACTGGTCTTGAacaacagcttaaaaaaaaaaaaaaaaacagaactgtacACTTCTATAACAGCGGCtaataaaacactgaatacAGCCTCCTGTTGTATTGCTGTCCGTTCAACGTTTGACAGACTTATTGCACTtctgctgccctctagtggctacATTACAGCACAAAACGCATTTGACCCCGGATGCTTCACACCTGCTCTCCTCAAAAAACTGTAGATGGCACAAAAACCAAAGACGTTTAGTCACTATAAATAAACAcaggtttttaataaataaccaACTTAACTTCTTTACACATGATCGGCAAAGGGTGTCTGTATGTACATCATGCACAACTCTATGCTAAccaaatagaaaacatttcaatgttACTTTGAACTCAAACAAATGTGTGCTCTGATGTATAAACCTTAGCAACTATTCACTGTGagagcatttttacaacaaagcTGTAATATTGTTAAAGAAGATTTAATTGTGATTATCATATAAAAAAGTTGACATCTCAAATTGATTAATCTCAGTAGACTAAGAGGTTGCTGGTACGCTGTTTAACAGGTTTCAGGCGTAACTATGCTGAATTTAAGACTGTAACATTTTTTGCTGTTATCCTGACCAACTTCTAAAAGAACAAATACAAACCAGCAGATTTACCGGAACAGTTTCAGTTTCCAAAAGTAAAACTTcttaaacaacaaacatttgaaaatctgTCACTTTTATCGGCTCTAATCCTGTTAAGATAAAGTGTTTAAAGCTCTCAACAATGCTTCCAAGTGGATCCAAATCATAATGGTGACAGTCAGACTGAGAACTTTTcagcttgaaatatttcttcaCACCATGAATGTAGAACACATTTGGCACAGTTTGGGTAAATGTCTCCTATTGATGTAacaaccatgaaaaaaaaaaaagctctttctttgaaatccaaataaacacCTGTAAGAGAATCTTCACAGTATTGCACTTTATCCCTAATTTAAACCTTATAAAAGTCCAAAAGAGGCAGCAAATGCTTATCTGAGTTAACATTTAGAATATCACAGCTGCACTGTTGCAAGGAAGTGACAAAAAGAGGGGTGAGGGGGAAACCAAAAGGCATTTACATAAATGTAGTAAAATAACCAATGAGCAACAAAAAGGATTTGTTGATTTCTAAGCATCAGTATATCAGACAATAGCTTTCTGCTTTCGTGCTGCATTTGTGTGCGGGcgtaaaatagaaaattttattatttagtcaGGCTTTCCCCCACAGtgacttggaaaaaaacaaatctcaaaGTCATTTCCTTTGGTTCCATTAATCTGTCAGTATCCTGAATTAGTTCTCACAGTATAAATGAGATTGTTTcgaaacaaaacattattttcagtcAGTAGGTATTAATTATCCGTCTTCTTTCTATGAAAGTGAATCAGTGGAACAAAGCTGTTCTGTTGTGCTGCACTTCGAATAAAAGACATCGACACAATAAACCTTAaagatatatatgtatataaaaaaaaaaagaaacattgatcTCTGCTGGGACCGTTTCCATAGAGACCAGGTTCAATAGCACATCTCGACAGAAAGCATCTCTGCAGGGAGTCAGGTTGGCTTCACATGATCCAAGGAGCGAACGTCATGCTTGTAACGGGGCGAACAAAACAGGAGCTGCAGCGCAGCCGGGCTGCAACGCTCAAAAGAAACGCTTGGCACTGAAAACTGTCAGGTCCACAGTATGTACAAAGCTAACTAATCGTTTctattcacaataaaacatcaTAGAGATGAGAGCATGAGGGTTGTTTCAGGCTTTAAAACCCAGAACCAATTGGCTTTAGTTATTCCTGAACAATAACTAAAAAGCTTGCACAACTAAATAGCATGTCTATGAAAATAAGTGCGAGCTATGCAATAGAAATCATATTGGACAGTCTATGATGCACATTTagcttttccaaaaaaaaaaaagaaaagaaaatcttaatgCTTTTGGGTTTGAAATGAAGACGCGGTTATCAAGTCTTTGTTGATGTTCAATGGGAGCAGCgagatttacaaaaataaaggaatattcCACCTGATGAACAGGAAAATAACCAACCAAAGGCGAGAACAAAACAGAGGCCTAATCAGCCCAGCAGGAACTGTACAAACTAATCACAACCTCCTTGACGCTTCGCTCAGTTTCTCCATCTTCCTGCACGGATTCGGTTTCTGTAGAAGGTTCCCAGGGAATGTGTGGAGGTTAAAAACCCCTCACAAGCAAATGTTGAGTGTATGAAAGCCTTTTGAGAGAGGACCGTGTTGGATGACAGACTGGTGTCCATCTCACAGCACTGCTGGTTGTGTGATCTTGCTGCAGTGTACGTGTGACCGTTTGCTGTACAAAGCGTCCCCATTGTCACACAGACTGGCATTCCCGCTTATGCTTAAGCGCGCGGCTCCAGCTTGTGTGACAGTTCAAAGAGTGTCTGTTGATTGTCGATGATGTGCAGGTAGTGGACGCTCGCCCTCACCTCCGCGCTGTCCACTCCGATAACCTCATTGCCTAGGAGACAGACGGAGAACATGTGCTGAAGTCAAACACGAGTCTTTCCTGGAAGCCTTCCCACTGTGAAGCTCAACGgacatgtataaaaataaataaatcgaaAACAAAAAGCCCGTGTAGAAACTGTTGCTTGGTAACTGAAAGAGAAAACCAAATCAGCTGACCCAGTACAGATGCAATGCTCTAACTGAGCTGCAGGTGGCAGCAGAACCCTTCCAATAATGAGTAGCATCAAAACATCACAAATTTAGACATTGCATTTCTCAAATTGACTTTACcttttataaaacagacattatcCTAAATAACTAGAATAAAGATGCACAAGATTctcattctttgttttcttatgaATGACTTTAAAGATTCACTGGTTTATATTGTATGCTTTACTGGTCTGTTCAGAGATGTATTCGTGTTCAACATAATCTATTAAATTACACTGTAACGCCTCCACTCCCTGTTGACTTTACATGCAAacatgcaacataaaaaaaaagttattttgagtGATCAAGGAAGCATTTTATGCAAACGTGCcaaaggaaacatttagttCCTGAAGTAGCTGTcattgtggaaaaacaaacaaacattatgaCTTTGATTcactttctgatttaaaaaagaaaaaagctaagCAGTGCTGCATGCTTGGTTGAAACCTGCTTCTTAagaagtgtttgttttccttctttgttGGACGTAGATCCACATACCAGACATTGACTTGACTCTTCCTCTGCCCAAAAACATCTGAGTACAGATATCTGTTTCAcatcttttctttgtgttggttcTCCAGACACTTCAGGTTTGGTAGATAAGAAACCAAAATGTTCTGACAATTTTCTCTCTGCACGATTCCATTTGAATCCAAAATCCTAATTaactctgggttttttttcttctgttttctataTCTATTTTGCCATTAAAACAAATACCCATAAATGCTGATACACACCTGGCTGGTCACTTTGGCAGTGGCGAATCATCCTCACCGTGTCTGCTATCATATGCTGTTGAAATGAGAGAGGATGTGTTCAAACACTAAAGCTTCATTATTAGCTGTGGAAAATAGAAGATCTTTTAAGGTAAATCCTACATATTCTGTCACCTACATTTCATTCATATCAAAGGAGGAtttagttgaaaatgttttctgcagaaaaacaatctCCAGGACTTTCAATAAATAATCTGCTGTAATGTATGATTTAGATGTTTTAATCTGCAAAAACTTAATACTTCACTCACCAGCTTCTCAAAGTTAACCAGGTTGTCATGAAAGGTCTTATTTCCTTCATGGATGAAAGTGATATCTAAAAGCAGTGGAGAGGCATATTAAAGTTTAAttcagtgttgtttttaaaatctatatttatgtGTGAGTGAAGGATTTAGAGGATACCTTTTAGGAGAAGAGGCATGAAAGGGATCTTAGGAGGTTTCATCCTTTTGAAGGCCTCTCTATAAGCTTTGTGGTTCAGAGATGGATCCTGTGAAGAgccagaggaagagagaaatgCTTAAGAAGGCTTGAAAAGAAGGGGAGAAATTTAGGGATTTGTCtatcaagaaagaaagaaagaaaattgctGGAGCACATTTGAAGCTCTGCCTGCAACACTCTCTCTATTCTCACCGTGATGAGTTCCAACTCTGAGAACAACTTCTTGAACTTCCCtggacatttctgaaaacaagaGTATTTGAATGTAATAATCGCCCAGCGCAGAGTTTGCATCTAAATCAAAGTCCAGCAACACACATCCTTACCTCCCATGTCTGGTTTAGTCTGCTGACAGCCGCTGTGTTCAGACCCATTATAATGGCAAACGCagagttcagatttctttgggCTTTACAGCtacaaatcacaaaaaaaaatggaaacaaaatcagAATCTTGATGCTCCCAATTAGTTTTccgtttttcattttgtgtccACTCACTGAGCTGCGATCTTGATGAACTTCTTCAGCAGCTGCACTCTCTTATTAAGCGACACACACATGAGCACCTCGGACATGACCCACTGCTGGACCTCGTTACAGCGCTGGAGGAGGACAGAGAGCGCCGCCGTGTGGCTGGAGCCAGGAGCGCGACTCAGAGTGTAGTACACCAGCTCCTGCTGCATGacacatggaaacatttttggaaataaatcaCTTATGGAATCAAAAGGAGCTAcggccaaaaaaaagaaatatatatatataaaaatccttATATTTCTTATGGATTTCAATGCAAGTTATAATCATCAAATCACAAATAagagtgacaaaataaaaagctttactAAGTTTTCTTAACATACATAAACTATGCATGGTACTGGTTGCATTATGTATGGTGACTGTCAACTGAAATGGCAAACTTCACAATTTCTCCCTCAATATTATATTTGAtaccaaaaagtaaaaatataataaaatagatacaat from Xiphophorus maculatus strain JP 163 A chromosome 13, X_maculatus-5.0-male, whole genome shotgun sequence encodes:
- the LOC102228041 gene encoding ladderlectin-like, whose protein sequence is SDSKVILLFFLFGLSLAAVAPSDKQEMKLQRGGCPPFWFSFNERCYKYVATLMTWADAEQHCVTQGANLVSIHSLAEENFVKMLIRNFDHAEGANWIGLSDAQKDGTYFWSDGSRFNFKLWNAGEPNNNEGPEPCVHTNSGPSKGWNDKVCTDNYSSVCKARLDSQ